Proteins from one Homalodisca vitripennis isolate AUS2020 chromosome 3, UT_GWSS_2.1, whole genome shotgun sequence genomic window:
- the LOC124358192 gene encoding uncharacterized protein LOC124358192, producing the protein MIHGPCGTDHRTDFLCWDSAKGHCNKFYPKPACQTTHVDERGFVQYKRDYTNEGFITSRRRQIKVHDGWVVPYNSALLLKYEAHINLELASTRRVIKYLFKYLMKGGSLQNVTVTPLGKQEDEVEHYVTKRMVGASDACWRLLDFPVSKLEPTVECLPVHLEGKQSVVFRPRQLSDAVTQASSKLMVYFNRPHHETFDNVTYQTFYEKFMVHTKRPRTAELYEHPDGHHFVTTRQRGEKVCRLMWVSPNRGEQYYLRILLMSTPCHGYVDLLARGGPGCRTFQDVARNLGLVEDEEEYNHALREASTFMTGPRLRSFFVILCNMGAPAALLWESFKNHLSEDHLERNPLDPELAVKLTLIDIDRSLRQQGSCLKDHGLPYVEDDTTELGRELLNYGENLQRTIVEDWVPKLSPDQRRVFEYVRSLLLNPRDRRTSRIIFLDGPGGYGKTSLIRVILAYVRGCRQVALAVASSGIAARNMAGGTTAHSMFRLPLDLGHGTVSLGLKQDRSSTTDPGRPWPLGEVDSDFGSDRPVVVPDLSKRSLSGRFWCQGALSF; encoded by the exons ATGATTCATGGTCCATGTGGTACTGACcaccgcaccgacttcctgtgctgggactcTGCAAAGGGGCACTGCAACAAGTTCTACCCCAAGCCTGCCTGCCAAACCACCCACGTGGACGAGAGGGGGTTCGTCCAATACAAACGAGACTACACAAACGAAGGCTTTATCACATCACGGAGGAGACAGATCAAAGTGCATGATGGCTGGGTCGTTCCGTACAATTCCGCATTACTGCTCAAATACGAGGCGCACATAAACTTGGAGCTTGCTTCTACTCGTCGCGTAATCAAGTACCTCTTTAAGTACCTCATGAAAGGCGGTTCTCTCCAGAACGTAACCGTCACTCCCCTGGGGAAACAAGAGGATGAGGTCGAGCATTACGTGACGAAGAGAATGGTGGGTGccagcgacgcatgctggcgtcttcTCGACTTTCCTGTGTCAAAGCTCGAGCCCACCGTTGAGTGTCTTCCCGTGCATTTAGAGGGCAAACAAAGTGTTGTCTTTCGGCCGAGACAGCTCTCTGATGCAGTCACTCAAGCAAGCTCCAAGCTTATGGTCTACTTCAATCGCCCGCACCATGAAACTTTTGACAATGTCACGTACCAGACATTTTACGAGAAGTTCATGGTGCACACTAAGCGCCCACGTACTGCGGAATTGTACGAACACCCCGATGGGCATCACTTTGTAACGACTCGCCAGCGTGGTGAGAAGGTATGTAGGTTGATGTGGGTCTCTCCCAACCGAGGAGAACAATACTACCTTCGTATTCTACTTATGTCTACACCTTGCCATGGTTACGTTGATCTTCTGGCTCGTGGCGGTCCTGGTTGCCGGACGTTTCAGGACGTAGCCCGCAATCTCGGCCTGGTGGAAGACGAAGAAGAATACAATCACGCGCTGCGCGAGGCATCTACGTTTATGACTGGACCTAGGCTCCGTTCCTTCTTCGTGATCCTCTGCAACATGGGAGCTCCCGCTGCTCTTCTGTGGGAGTCTTTCAAGAACCACCTTAGCGAGGATCACTTAGAAAGGAACCCTCTCGACCCTGAACTGGCGGTGAAACTTACCTTGATAGACATCGATCGGAGCCTCCGCCAGCAGGGATCGTGCTTGAAAGATCATGGACTCCCCTACGTCGAGGATGACACGACTGAGTTAGGTAGAGAGCTACTCAACTACGGCGAGAACCTCCAGCGAACCATCGTTGAGGACTGGGTGCCCAAACTCTCCCCAGACCAGCGCCGTGTGTTTGAGTACGTTCGCTCTCTGCTTCTCAACCCCCGTGACCGACGCACTTCTAGAATCATATTTCTGGACGGTCCCGGGGGTTATGGGAAGACCTCTCTGATTCGTGTCATCCTTGCGTATGTCCGTGGTTGTCGACAGGTTGCACTCGCCGTGGCTAGCTCAGGGATTGCTGCAAGGAACATGGCTGGAGGAACAACAGCACATAGCATGTTCCGACTCCCTCTAGACCTAGGTCACGGCACAG TATCCCTTGGTCTCAAGCAGGATCGATCCTCTACTACCGACCCTGGCAGGCCTTGGCCTCTGGGAGAGGTGGACTCGGATTTTGGCAGCGATCGGCCTGTGGTAGTTCCTGATCTCTCGAAGCGTTCGCTCTCTGGCAGGTTTTGGTGTCAGGGAGCTCTCAGCTTCTAG